The Carassius auratus strain Wakin chromosome 5, ASM336829v1, whole genome shotgun sequence genome includes a window with the following:
- the LOC113080286 gene encoding tonsoku-like protein isoform X1, which produces MQSNMDLEQEETLATEHSVDGEGDNSFYLNRFTLTKHHFSSATVSSLRVLSEDISPQMQCQTGQSRKTSAAKQQTHSTLVTSTNPARVKAPVNEEESSSERESREVLRPIPIHGTISLDASHQQSGPTLRRSVRINGKTAGTKVDPSTMKRTQLLNTQHRSLPSTREESLNTKEYNKAFNTPLTPHDKPTLLANPYISSGFSGKSGKFVSLKSIHRRNHFGETKLHLAVMKGDIQDIKDLITAGASVNTPDYAGWTPLHEAVQRNKYDVTEILLKAGAKVNCRGLNGITPLHDAIYCQYYKIVELLLKYGADPLSKCDRGKTPMDMTADRAMYILVEKYLQKSKSDPAGNPPSITDSAANPSLSQRNNQNSIKDTRAPLQKSTGTAKKSERESSLQSGEAELIPGPSGGQPSCDPSMRFPASFKVEPSPQTSINLLWPPLKLCSQGPSLVEDQESEGSDTSCCLDSDGTVDYIEDYSSSPEHWTLCATQDFSGS; this is translated from the exons atgcaatCAAATATGGATTTAGAGCAGGAGGAAACCCTCGCGACCGAACACAGTGTTGATGGTGAAGGAGACAACAGCTTTTACCTCAACAG GTTTACGTTGACAAAACATCACTTCTCATCCGCCACTGTCTCCTCTCTTCGTGTGCTGAGTGAAG ATATTTCCCCTCAGATGCAGTGTCAAACTGGACAGAGCAGAAAGACATCCGCAGCAAAACAG caaaCCCACAGCACTTTGGTGACTTCAACAAATCCTGCAAG AGTTAAAGCTCCAGTTAACGAAGAAGAAAGTTCTTCAGAAAGGGAATCCAGAGAAG TGTTGAGACCCATTCCCATACATGGCACCATCTCATTAGATGCTTCTCACCAGCAGTCTGGGCCTACTTTGAGACGCTCAGTGAGAATTAATGGCAAAACAGCTGGAACAAAAGTTGATCCATCCACAATGAAGAGAACTCAACTTCTGAATACTCAACACAG GTCCCTGCCTTCCACAAGGGAGGAGAGCCTAAACACTAAAGAGTACAATAAGGCATTCAATACACCTTTGACTCCACATGATAAACCAACATTACTCGCTAATCCTTACATTAGTTCAG GTTTCAGTGGCAAGTCAGGGAAATTTGTATCACTCAAGTCCATCCACAGACGGAATCATTTTGGAGAGACAAAGCTGCATTTAGCCGTGATGAAGGGAGACATTCAAGACATCAAAGACTTGATCACGGCGGGTGCTTCCGTTAACACACCCGATTATGCAG GTTGGACTCCACTGCATGAGGCAGTGCAGAGAAACAAGTATGACGTGACAGAAATTTTACTCAAGGCTGGAGCCAAAGTCAACTGTAGAGGACTTAATGGAATTACACCTTTACATGATGCCATATATTGTCAGTATTACAAG ATTGTAGAACTACTTCTGAAGTATGGTGCTGATCCATTATCAAAGTGTGACAGAGGAAAGACTCCTATGGACATGACTGCAGACAGAGCTATGTACATACTGGTGGAGAAATATTTGCAGAAGTCTAAAAGTGATCCAG CTGGGAATCCACCCAGCATCACTGATTCTGCAGCTAATCCAAGTTTGAGCCAAAGAAACAACCAGAACTCCATCAAA GACACAAGAGCTCCTCTTCAGAAATCAACCGGAACTGCTAAAAAAAGTGAGCGTGAAAGCAGCCTGCAGTCTGGTGAAGCTGAACTCATTCCTGGTCCAAGCGGAGGACAACCAAGCTGTGATCCATCCATGAGGTTTCCGGCCTCTTTCAAAG TGGAACCATCACCTCAAACTAGCATCAATCTACTGTGGCCTCCCTTGAAGTTGTGTAGCCAGGGTCCCTCACTGGTTGAAGATCAGGAGAGCGAGGGATCAGACACCTCATGCTGCCTAGACAGTGATGGTACAGTGGATTATATTGAAGATTATTCATCATCACCAGAACATTGGACTCTATGTGCCACTCAAGATTTCTCTGGCTCCTAG
- the LOC113080286 gene encoding tonsoku-like protein isoform X2 produces the protein MQCQTGQSRKTSAAKQQTHSTLVTSTNPARVKAPVNEEESSSERESREVLRPIPIHGTISLDASHQQSGPTLRRSVRINGKTAGTKVDPSTMKRTQLLNTQHRSLPSTREESLNTKEYNKAFNTPLTPHDKPTLLANPYISSGFSGKSGKFVSLKSIHRRNHFGETKLHLAVMKGDIQDIKDLITAGASVNTPDYAGWTPLHEAVQRNKYDVTEILLKAGAKVNCRGLNGITPLHDAIYCQYYKIVELLLKYGADPLSKCDRGKTPMDMTADRAMYILVEKYLQKSKSDPAGNPPSITDSAANPSLSQRNNQNSIKDTRAPLQKSTGTAKKSERESSLQSGEAELIPGPSGGQPSCDPSMRFPASFKVEPSPQTSINLLWPPLKLCSQGPSLVEDQESEGSDTSCCLDSDGTVDYIEDYSSSPEHWTLCATQDFSGS, from the exons ATGCAGTGTCAAACTGGACAGAGCAGAAAGACATCCGCAGCAAAACAG caaaCCCACAGCACTTTGGTGACTTCAACAAATCCTGCAAG AGTTAAAGCTCCAGTTAACGAAGAAGAAAGTTCTTCAGAAAGGGAATCCAGAGAAG TGTTGAGACCCATTCCCATACATGGCACCATCTCATTAGATGCTTCTCACCAGCAGTCTGGGCCTACTTTGAGACGCTCAGTGAGAATTAATGGCAAAACAGCTGGAACAAAAGTTGATCCATCCACAATGAAGAGAACTCAACTTCTGAATACTCAACACAG GTCCCTGCCTTCCACAAGGGAGGAGAGCCTAAACACTAAAGAGTACAATAAGGCATTCAATACACCTTTGACTCCACATGATAAACCAACATTACTCGCTAATCCTTACATTAGTTCAG GTTTCAGTGGCAAGTCAGGGAAATTTGTATCACTCAAGTCCATCCACAGACGGAATCATTTTGGAGAGACAAAGCTGCATTTAGCCGTGATGAAGGGAGACATTCAAGACATCAAAGACTTGATCACGGCGGGTGCTTCCGTTAACACACCCGATTATGCAG GTTGGACTCCACTGCATGAGGCAGTGCAGAGAAACAAGTATGACGTGACAGAAATTTTACTCAAGGCTGGAGCCAAAGTCAACTGTAGAGGACTTAATGGAATTACACCTTTACATGATGCCATATATTGTCAGTATTACAAG ATTGTAGAACTACTTCTGAAGTATGGTGCTGATCCATTATCAAAGTGTGACAGAGGAAAGACTCCTATGGACATGACTGCAGACAGAGCTATGTACATACTGGTGGAGAAATATTTGCAGAAGTCTAAAAGTGATCCAG CTGGGAATCCACCCAGCATCACTGATTCTGCAGCTAATCCAAGTTTGAGCCAAAGAAACAACCAGAACTCCATCAAA GACACAAGAGCTCCTCTTCAGAAATCAACCGGAACTGCTAAAAAAAGTGAGCGTGAAAGCAGCCTGCAGTCTGGTGAAGCTGAACTCATTCCTGGTCCAAGCGGAGGACAACCAAGCTGTGATCCATCCATGAGGTTTCCGGCCTCTTTCAAAG TGGAACCATCACCTCAAACTAGCATCAATCTACTGTGGCCTCCCTTGAAGTTGTGTAGCCAGGGTCCCTCACTGGTTGAAGATCAGGAGAGCGAGGGATCAGACACCTCATGCTGCCTAGACAGTGATGGTACAGTGGATTATATTGAAGATTATTCATCATCACCAGAACATTGGACTCTATGTGCCACTCAAGATTTCTCTGGCTCCTAG